CAAGCGACCCCTTCAGCTTGTCTCTCGACGCATCCGGGCCCACGAGAATACGGGTGATTTTACCCTGTACCGGCGTGGAAGGTGAAGTGTAAACGCGATACCCGGCGCCACGAAGCTTAGCCACTACCTCGTTGACCTTATCGGCATTTTTGAGCGCCCCAAGCTGCACAACATAGGCTTTGCCGGTTGGAGCAGGCTTCTCTTCAGCGGCCGGTTTGGCCGGTGGGGTTTCTGTGGCCGCCGCCAGCTGCTGGCTGGTGTTATCGCGCTGCGGTTTCGGCTGCGGCTTTTCAGCCGGTTTCGGCTTTTGCACCGGTTTTGGCGCGTACTGTTCTACCGGGGCCGCAACGGGATCCAGCTCGTTGTTATTCCCGGCAGCCAGACGCGACGGATCTAAAGATGGGGCCGCAGCATCGCCCGCCCGCACCTCTTCGGCGGCCCCTTCAGGTGGCTGCGCTGGCAGGGCCTGCGTCGCCGCTGGCAGCATATCCGGCTCATCCCGGTCGCCGGGTTTCGGCACCAGCGGGATCGCCGCGAACTCATCCTGGTAATGCTTTTTCTGTCCATCAAGCAGCCCGGGGAGAATAATCACCCCCAGCGCCACCAGCACAATGGTGCCTGCTAAACGGTTCTGAAACTTACTTGCCACCGGTTCTCCCCGCATCCATTACGTCCATGACATGTGCCACCGTGTGGAATGAACCACACACCAGCACGGTATCTTCTGGGCTGGCGTCTGCCATTG
This DNA window, taken from Leclercia adecarboxylata, encodes the following:
- the dedD gene encoding cell division protein DedD, giving the protein MASKFQNRLAGTIVLVALGVIILPGLLDGQKKHYQDEFAAIPLVPKPGDRDEPDMLPAATQALPAQPPEGAAEEVRAGDAAAPSLDPSRLAAGNNNELDPVAAPVEQYAPKPVQKPKPAEKPQPKPQRDNTSQQLAAATETPPAKPAAEEKPAPTGKAYVVQLGALKNADKVNEVVAKLRGAGYRVYTSPSTPVQGKITRILVGPDASRDKLKGSLGELNQLSGLSGVVMNYSVN